GCCAGCGCATCCATGAAGGCGACGGACGTGAAGCCGAGCCGTATGGGCGTGGCCAAAGCGGAGGTCAGGAAGCTCGTCTCGGGCCTATCTGGATCGGACCGCATGCTCATCGCCCAGATGGACGCCGCCATCACGCCGCTCTCCACCATGACCGGGGAGGTGCCGGATCTCGAGCACGCTGCAGATCAGATGCACGCCACGGACACGCGGGCGGATCTGCGGCGCGGTCTGAGCTTCGCCCTCGACAGCCTGAGCGGCCTGTCCAAGCCCGAGATCGTGATCGTGAGCGATGGCGCCGTGGGGGACCCGAAGGAGATCGCCAAGGGTCTGGACCTTTCCCGCGTGGATCTGCGCTACGTGCCGGTGGGCAAGGGCTCGAACAACGTGGCCATCACGGGTTTCTCCGTGCGCCGCTACCCCCTCGACAAGTCTCGCTCGGAAGTGATGATCGAGGTCGAGAACACCAACGACAAGCCCACGGACGTCGAGCTCACGTTGGTGGGCGATGGCCAGACGGTCGACGTCACGCGCCTCGCGCTGGGACCGAAGGAGCGACTCTCTCGCTTCTACAAGGACTTGGCGGGCGCCAGCCGCACGTTGGAAGCGAGCATCAAGCTGGGCAACGGCGAGCCGGACGACCTCCCCGCCGACGATCACGCTTACGCGCTGATGCCGGAGCGCCGCCGCTCTCGCGTGTTGGTCGTCACGCCGGGCAACACCTACCTGGAAGCGACGCTGTTGCTCGACGAGTACTTGGAGGTCACCACGGTGTCGCCCAAGAACTATCCGCCGGCCGGCAGCTTCGACGTCACCATCTTCGACAACTGCGCTCCGCCTCTCGCCGCCGGCAGCGGTGGCACGCTGTATCTGAATCCGCCCGAGAAGGGCTCCCCCGTCAAGCTCGGTCGCGCGATCGAGATGTTCGGCTTCGACACCTGGGACAAGAAGAGCCCACTGCTCCGCTGGACCGCCATGGGGGACGTGCAGGTGCTCGCGGGCCACACGCTCAAGCCGGACAAGGGCGATCGCGTGGTCGGCGCCAGCAACCTCGGTCCGATTTTGGTGGCGGGACGGCGCGAGGGACGAAAGTTCGTGGTGCTCGGCTTCGACCCTCGCGTGAGCGATTTCGTGCTGCGCGTCGCGTGGCCGCTGTTCGTGCTGAACACCATCAACGACTTCGTGGAGGAAGACACGTCGTACGTGTCGTCGTTCAGCACCGGGAACGTGTGGAACATCCCAGCCCCCAGCAGTGCGGAGACCGCCAAGCTGGAGACGCCGGACGGGCGCAAGCTGAGCGTACCGGTGAAGGAAGGGCGCGCGGTGTACCTCGGTGACGAAGCGGGCTTCTACGAGCTCACGGTGGGCCAGGGACAGGACGCCACCAAGACCATGTTCGCCGCCAACTTGAGCAACCCCGACGAGAGTCGCATCGAGCCCGTGAAGGACCTGGCCTTCGGTGGCAAGGCGATGGCCGCGCCCGCCGGCTTCAATCCGGGGGTGCGCCGCGAGCTGTGGCTCTATCTGCTCATCGCAGCGCTGATCGTGTCGGCCATCGAGTGGGTCACCTATCATCGGCGGGTGACGGTATGAGCCCGCGCCTGCGCCGCATTCTGTGGGGCCTGTTCATCATCGCCGTGGCGGCGGGGATGGGCTGGGCCTACTACCGCTTCGTCTGGCAGGCGCCGGCGTCCGAGTTCAAGTGGGTCCGTGGGGACAAGACCTACGAGCTGCTCGAACCCCGCACCATCGGCGTGGTGCTCGCGGCGCCGCTCTTGCTGTTCGTGCTGGGGCGCTCGCTGGCGGACCTGCCATGGCAACAGCGCGTGCTGTCGGTGATCTTGCGCATCACGTTCGTGGCGCTCATCGGTCTGGGGCTGGCGCGCCTGGCACGCACCGCAGAGACGCAGAAGGTGGCCACCGTCTTCCTGTTGGACGTGAGCGACTCCGTGGAGACCGCGTCCATCGAAGAAGCTCGCCAGAAGGTGGAAGAAGCCATCAAGGCCCGGGGCAAGGAGGACGTGGTCCGCCTGATCACCTTCGCCGAGCGGCCGCGGCTCATCGATCTGGGAGACGAGGACAGCCCCGAGGTTCCGCCGGTGGCCGAGCTCAAGCTCGACAGCGAGAGCGCGAAGAAGGAGCTCGGCCTCGCGAAGCCCGGTGCTGGCAGCGACATCCAGGCGGCGCTGCAGCTGGCCTACGGCGTGTTTCCGCCCGGCTATCTCAAGCGGGCCGTCCTGTTCACGGACGGCGTGGAGACCAGCGGGGATCTGTTGGCGGAGGCGAACCGCGCGCGCGGTTTCGGCGTGCGCCTGTACACCATGCCCTACCGCCGGCCGCCCCCGGGCGAGGTGGCGCTGCGTGGGCTACGCATTCCGGAAAAGGTGGACATCGGCGAGCCCTTCGACGTAGTGGCGGACATCTACTCCAGCCGCACCACGAAGGCGCGCGCGCGGCTGTATCAGGGCGAGACGCTGAACGGCCTGGATGGCGTTCGCGATCTGGATCTCAAGCCGGGCAACAACGAGATCACCTTCAAGAGCGTGGTGCGGGTCGGCGGCGAGGTGACGTACTCGCTCAAGCTCGACCAGATGAAGCACGACAAGTTCGCCGAGAACAACGCCTATTCCGTCACGGTGGACGTGCCCGGAAGGCCGACCATCTTGTACGTGGAAGGGCAGCCGGCGCGCGCCAGCTACCTGACGAGCGCGCTTTCCGCGCAGCAGTTCGACGTCGACGTGCGCGCGCCCGCGGCGTTCCCCGGGAGCATCAAGGAGCTCGAGCGCTACGACTTCGTGGTCGTCTCCGACGTTCCCAAGGAAAAGCTCTCGCTGGCGGCGCAAGACCTGATCGAGAAGTACGTGCGAGACCTCGGCGGCGGCTTCTTGTTCGCCGGCGGCGAGAGCGGGTACGGCCTGGGGGGTTGGGCGCACACCACCATCGAGCGCATCCTGCCGGTTCGCATGGACGCCCAGCGCCGCAAGGACATGCCCAGCGTGGCCATGGTGCTGGTCATCGATCGCTCAGGATCGATGACCGGCCTACCCATCGAGATGGCCAAGGCCGCGTGCAAGGCCACCGTCAGCACGCTCCAGGGC
The window above is part of the Polyangiaceae bacterium genome. Proteins encoded here:
- a CDS encoding VWA domain-containing protein; the encoded protein is MMLFSGLPLSTLLTIAGAAGGLTVIFYILKLRRRPVAVPFSRIWERILRDKEATTWFSRLKRLLSLLLQLALLTLLILALGDPRIAGKLMEGRNVVVLVDASASMKATDVKPSRMGVAKAEVRKLVSGLSGSDRMLIAQMDAAITPLSTMTGEVPDLEHAADQMHATDTRADLRRGLSFALDSLSGLSKPEIVIVSDGAVGDPKEIAKGLDLSRVDLRYVPVGKGSNNVAITGFSVRRYPLDKSRSEVMIEVENTNDKPTDVELTLVGDGQTVDVTRLALGPKERLSRFYKDLAGASRTLEASIKLGNGEPDDLPADDHAYALMPERRRSRVLVVTPGNTYLEATLLLDEYLEVTTVSPKNYPPAGSFDVTIFDNCAPPLAAGSGGTLYLNPPEKGSPVKLGRAIEMFGFDTWDKKSPLLRWTAMGDVQVLAGHTLKPDKGDRVVGASNLGPILVAGRREGRKFVVLGFDPRVSDFVLRVAWPLFVLNTINDFVEEDTSYVSSFSTGNVWNIPAPSSAETAKLETPDGRKLSVPVKEGRAVYLGDEAGFYELTVGQGQDATKTMFAANLSNPDESRIEPVKDLAFGGKAMAAPAGFNPGVRRELWLYLLIAALIVSAIEWVTYHRRVTV
- a CDS encoding VWA domain-containing protein; translation: MSPRLRRILWGLFIIAVAAGMGWAYYRFVWQAPASEFKWVRGDKTYELLEPRTIGVVLAAPLLLFVLGRSLADLPWQQRVLSVILRITFVALIGLGLARLARTAETQKVATVFLLDVSDSVETASIEEARQKVEEAIKARGKEDVVRLITFAERPRLIDLGDEDSPEVPPVAELKLDSESAKKELGLAKPGAGSDIQAALQLAYGVFPPGYLKRAVLFTDGVETSGDLLAEANRARGFGVRLYTMPYRRPPPGEVALRGLRIPEKVDIGEPFDVVADIYSSRTTKARARLYQGETLNGLDGVRDLDLKPGNNEITFKSVVRVGGEVTYSLKLDQMKHDKFAENNAYSVTVDVPGRPTILYVEGQPARASYLTSALSAQQFDVDVRAPAAFPGSIKELERYDFVVVSDVPKEKLSLAAQDLIEKYVRDLGGGFLFAGGESGYGLGGWAHTTIERILPVRMDAQRRKDMPSVAMVLVIDRSGSMTGLPIEMAKAACKATVSTLQGDDLLEVIAFDSSPVRYVKMQPARYRSRIQNEILRIQPGGGTEIFPGLDMAYQDISVVQARKKHVILLTDGRAPTQGIKDLVQAMIAENITVTTVGLGEGADADLLRMIADTGGGRYHAVPDPNSLPKIFTRETELIARQAAVEEWFPVQVATHADFLKGISIQSAPLLHGYVATQMKGPPAQLILASDRGEPILARWRVGLGQTLAWTSDVKNLWAVDWLRWSGFSKFWGQLVREHMRHKRHRELDMKTEVVGGKVHAVVDAFTVDERFDNDIESKLYVTGPEPGGDRREFPMRQTAPGRYEANFELDAYGSFLLRADHNKPGKNGDLKNVGVSYGHVSNPYPREYASFGPDTERLERAAAAGGGTVDPAVKDVWNPGDEKIVYYEQLWNRFILAAIIVFLLDLLVRRIRIFDRKFLPKKRRRAA